From one Chryseobacterium sp. 3008163 genomic stretch:
- a CDS encoding TonB-dependent receptor plug domain-containing protein, with translation MSLIIKQKNFKPLIAPLFLLASGFMFGQQAASDTAKVDTKDIEEVVVIGYGKVKKSDLTGSVSSVSAKDLAATPSMNALQALQGRAAGLNIVTAGGAPGASANVTIRGGASITQGTEPLYIVDGFQFDNALNIINPNDIESIDVLKGASAIAIYGSRGSNGIIVIKTKTGKKGRMTIQYNSFMAFDMLSKKLDMISNAEQYVKYQYEMAQLQGKTTQWSNVFDNSLGIDSPGFYTGAFNRISNRYASAPALDWQEKMLGGSGLTQNHNVNVSAGTDKTQFF, from the coding sequence ATGTCTCTAATAATTAAACAGAAGAATTTTAAGCCACTCATCGCACCGCTATTTTTGCTTGCGTCTGGCTTTATGTTCGGACAACAAGCAGCAAGTGATACTGCTAAAGTAGATACTAAAGATATCGAAGAGGTGGTTGTTATCGGTTATGGTAAAGTGAAAAAATCTGACCTTACCGGATCTGTATCTTCTGTCTCTGCAAAAGATTTGGCGGCAACGCCGTCAATGAATGCACTTCAGGCTTTGCAGGGTAGGGCTGCCGGATTAAATATTGTGACGGCTGGTGGTGCTCCCGGAGCAAGTGCCAATGTTACTATTCGTGGTGGTGCTTCTATCACGCAAGGTACAGAACCCTTATATATTGTAGATGGTTTTCAGTTTGATAACGCATTGAACATTATTAACCCCAATGATATTGAAAGTATTGATGTCCTAAAAGGTGCTTCTGCTATCGCCATTTATGGCTCTCGTGGTTCTAATGGTATTATTGTTATTAAGACCAAAACCGGTAAGAAAGGAAGAATGACCATTCAGTACAATTCTTTTATGGCGTTTGATATGCTTTCAAAGAAATTGGATATGATTTCAAATGCCGAACAGTATGTAAAATATCAATATGAAATGGCTCAGCTTCAGGGTAAAACTACCCAGTGGAGTAATGTTTTTGATAATAGTCTAGGTATAGATTCACCTGGATTTTATACAGGTGCTTTTAACAGGATTAGTAACCGTTACGCATCAGCACCGGCATTAGATTGGCAGGAAAAAATGCTTGGAGGGAGCGGACTTACTCAAAACCATAACGTTAATGTTTCTGCGGGTACAGATAAAACGCAGTTTTTTTAA
- a CDS encoding SusC/RagA family TonB-linked outer membrane protein, whose product MLQNFSETRNSLRANINSELYKGVRLDFSSMFTSNSVNGGGAYSGMKKILLQPITGGTLFNQDQLFNTQTFGDFSSLDSSFDTENPYIETAASTSNRRVRTFLANVGLEFDLMKGLTFRTAGSYNWTNSKSTSFSDKNSRAFLTDPVNTGINGSIGNSEAYRYQITNTLTYNKTFGEKHRITALIGNEIIYQESESSSMRLIKFPTILNYGLDDITNATVADKDADKSSNSLISYFGRINYSYDNRYLVTGTIRRDGSSKFGPGNKFGVFPSAAFAWRTSEEGFWKNSKIEDYINDLKFRFEYGIVGNNSIPNNVFRTNVVGTDYPSNNTVGNLALVTSSVLGNLSVQWEEMKSTNIGVDLALFNNRIKLTSEWYNNNVSGMLLETVLPASTGYKSNFENVGSMVNRGMEFTLNSVNLKSENFRWSTDANIGFNKSKVLSLEEGRTSRPFAAGGNRAGTVTYYATVGEELGDMYGYVYQGIYTTDDFTQAGNGTLTLKPGVVKPASGTPKPGDIKFAADNEAGDQFTRKMVKIGNGTPDFIGGLSNNFSYKGFDLAVFLKFSVGGDVYNATKHSMSPYALFQNVPSEFGDNFYHVVDPNTGQAATSLVRLKELNPNESDRLWSLGNTNSSYITYPSSYYVEDGSYLRVSMVTLGYSFPKEFLSAVKLSNARIYATVNNLATITGYSGFDPEVSAASGVTVTPGYDNSSFPRSRSYVLGINLTF is encoded by the coding sequence TTGCTACAAAACTTCAGCGAAACAAGAAATTCATTACGTGCAAATATCAATTCTGAATTATATAAAGGGGTAAGGTTAGACTTCAGCTCTATGTTTACTTCAAACTCTGTGAACGGAGGAGGAGCTTATTCGGGAATGAAAAAGATTCTTCTTCAGCCTATCACAGGAGGAACTTTGTTTAATCAAGATCAGTTATTCAATACGCAAACATTTGGTGATTTCTCAAGTTTAGATTCTTCTTTCGATACAGAAAATCCATATATAGAAACTGCAGCATCTACTTCAAACAGACGTGTGAGAACATTTTTGGCTAACGTAGGTCTTGAGTTTGATTTAATGAAAGGTTTAACATTTAGAACCGCAGGATCTTATAACTGGACGAACAGTAAATCTACTTCGTTCTCAGATAAAAATTCCCGTGCATTTCTTACAGACCCTGTTAATACCGGGATTAATGGGAGTATAGGTAATTCTGAAGCATACAGATATCAAATCACCAATACTTTAACCTATAATAAAACTTTTGGTGAGAAACATAGAATTACTGCTTTAATTGGTAATGAAATAATCTATCAGGAAAGTGAAAGCAGTAGCATGAGACTGATAAAATTCCCTACTATTTTAAATTATGGTTTAGATGATATTACCAATGCTACAGTGGCTGATAAAGATGCAGATAAATCTAGCAATTCTCTAATATCATATTTTGGACGTATCAACTACAGTTATGATAATCGCTATCTTGTAACCGGAACTATTCGTAGAGATGGCTCGTCAAAATTTGGTCCAGGTAATAAATTTGGAGTATTTCCATCCGCAGCTTTTGCTTGGAGAACTTCTGAAGAGGGCTTTTGGAAAAATTCTAAAATTGAAGATTATATCAATGATTTAAAATTCAGATTTGAATATGGAATTGTTGGAAATAACAGTATACCAAACAACGTATTCAGAACCAATGTGGTAGGGACCGATTATCCTTCGAATAATACAGTAGGGAATTTAGCTTTGGTCACAAGCAGTGTTTTAGGTAATCTTAGTGTACAGTGGGAAGAGATGAAATCTACAAACATAGGAGTAGATCTTGCTTTATTTAACAACAGAATTAAATTAACTTCTGAATGGTATAATAACAATGTAAGTGGTATGTTGTTGGAAACTGTGCTTCCTGCGTCTACAGGATATAAAAGTAATTTTGAGAATGTAGGCTCTATGGTAAACCGAGGTATGGAATTTACTTTGAATTCTGTCAACTTAAAATCTGAAAACTTCAGATGGTCTACCGATGCTAATATTGGATTTAATAAGTCAAAAGTGTTGTCATTAGAAGAGGGAAGAACTTCTAGACCTTTCGCTGCGGGAGGCAACAGAGCTGGAACGGTAACGTATTATGCAACCGTTGGAGAAGAATTAGGAGACATGTACGGATATGTTTACCAAGGAATATATACTACTGATGATTTTACTCAGGCAGGAAACGGAACATTGACATTGAAGCCCGGAGTTGTGAAACCGGCTTCCGGAACACCTAAACCTGGAGATATCAAGTTTGCTGCAGATAATGAAGCAGGAGATCAGTTTACCAGAAAAATGGTAAAAATAGGAAATGGTACACCAGATTTTATTGGTGGTCTTAGCAATAACTTTTCTTACAAAGGATTTGATTTAGCAGTCTTTTTGAAATTCAGTGTGGGTGGTGATGTTTATAATGCAACTAAGCACAGTATGAGTCCTTATGCTTTATTCCAAAATGTACCTTCAGAATTTGGAGACAATTTTTATCATGTAGTTGATCCCAATACAGGTCAGGCTGCAACAAGTTTGGTGAGATTAAAAGAACTTAACCCTAATGAAAGTGATAGACTTTGGAGCTTAGGCAATACCAATTCTAGCTACATCACTTACCCTTCATCATATTATGTAGAAGATGGTTCTTATTTAAGAGTTTCTATGGTCACTTTGGGTTACTCATTTCCTAAAGAATTCTTAAGTGCTGTTAAATTATCAAATGCACGTATTTATGCTACGGTTAATAATTTAGCGACAATTACAGGATATTCAGGTTTTGATCCGGAAGTTTCTGCAGCAAGTGGTGTAACAGTGACACCGGGATATGATAATTCTTCGTTCCCGAGATCCAGAAGCTATGTGTTGGGAATTAATCTTACTTTTTAA
- a CDS encoding RagB/SusD family nutrient uptake outer membrane protein has translation MKNIFNKHNLIKKLIIVPAILIAGLGVNSCSDDFLNQPAYNSSDTESVFNNIETADAFVQGLYRGLVPTEMFYQLGAGDTVTHSSEDGSTNNSKYNICNYQYDSKTPNTITGIYAAMYAVIERSNIAIDRLPDMPASAKRDALLAEAKAIRAFCYYNLIRVYGDVPAIWIPLEEADPNDPSTLYPKRASRDVIYDKVIGDIQESIANMPTSNGTPERLNKQSTNALLAKIALYAAGYSLRWPLNTSTPGTMARRPDNARVQQLYQIADAAAASVINGGTNSLVQASGGKSGFEALWFNFDRRNFAAVNQEMLWHIASYGPNTNSAFGVYAHPGSRGGTYGSRKALQFILPSYYLSFNAADKRRDVATTSYSIYFLNGGAATDTWVDVGTTYSCIMPGKFRISWCVEPQAADSRNLNIPIIRYADVLLMYAETQNYLNNGPTALGIAALQEVRNRAGIGSMAIPSGQQAFESAIVQERKWEFSDEFMLRTDLIRMNRIASEIDATRTAMKNLSNRTGQFASTPIYRLYKYHKNAQVYGDPFLAVTYIELTDPTQIAQVQAVPTSSAGYAAYQVTLKAIAAANGQTSTTDDKWYPVNMFQAYTSTFNGNARKAVGFTAGFNALQIGNIIYTKPTGSFENGGVYPNWIEGGGDGLFYGFVPNKTELLPFAAQSAGHPMIDNPNLTQLPGY, from the coding sequence ATGAAAAATATATTTAATAAACATAATTTAATAAAAAAATTGATCATCGTTCCCGCAATATTGATTGCAGGTCTGGGTGTTAATTCTTGTAGTGATGATTTTTTAAATCAGCCGGCTTATAACTCTTCTGATACAGAATCTGTTTTTAATAATATAGAAACTGCTGATGCCTTTGTTCAGGGTTTATATAGAGGTCTTGTGCCTACCGAAATGTTTTACCAGTTAGGTGCTGGTGACACAGTTACTCACTCTTCTGAAGATGGGTCAACCAATAATTCTAAATATAATATCTGTAATTATCAATATGACTCCAAAACCCCAAATACCATTACAGGAATCTATGCTGCAATGTATGCGGTGATTGAGAGATCTAATATCGCCATCGATCGATTGCCAGATATGCCGGCAAGTGCAAAGCGTGATGCATTATTAGCAGAAGCGAAGGCAATCCGTGCTTTTTGTTACTACAACCTGATTAGGGTGTACGGCGACGTCCCTGCAATTTGGATTCCTTTGGAAGAGGCAGATCCTAACGATCCTAGTACACTATATCCTAAGCGTGCTTCCCGTGATGTTATTTACGATAAAGTCATTGGCGATATACAAGAATCTATTGCTAACATGCCTACTTCTAACGGAACTCCGGAAAGATTAAATAAACAGTCAACCAATGCGCTTTTAGCGAAAATTGCTTTGTATGCTGCAGGATATTCGCTTCGTTGGCCTCTCAATACTTCTACACCGGGTACAATGGCCCGTCGTCCGGATAATGCAAGAGTTCAGCAATTGTATCAAATTGCAGATGCAGCAGCAGCTTCTGTAATTAATGGTGGGACTAACAGCTTGGTGCAGGCATCAGGAGGTAAAAGTGGTTTTGAAGCTCTTTGGTTTAATTTTGACAGAAGAAATTTTGCAGCGGTTAACCAGGAAATGCTTTGGCATATTGCTTCATACGGACCCAATACCAACTCCGCATTTGGAGTTTATGCACACCCGGGTTCAAGAGGAGGAACTTATGGTTCTCGTAAAGCATTACAGTTTATACTTCCAAGTTACTATCTGTCATTTAATGCAGCAGATAAACGTAGAGATGTAGCAACTACTTCTTACAGTATTTATTTCTTAAATGGTGGTGCAGCTACAGATACCTGGGTTGATGTTGGAACTACATACTCTTGTATCATGCCAGGCAAATTTAGAATCTCTTGGTGTGTAGAACCACAAGCTGCAGATTCACGTAATTTGAATATTCCTATCATCAGATATGCTGATGTATTATTAATGTATGCAGAAACACAAAATTATTTAAATAACGGACCTACCGCTCTTGGTATCGCAGCATTACAGGAGGTGAGAAACCGCGCGGGCATAGGTTCTATGGCAATTCCTAGCGGACAGCAAGCATTTGAATCTGCTATTGTTCAGGAACGTAAATGGGAGTTCTCGGACGAATTTATGCTTCGTACAGATTTAATCAGAATGAATCGTATTGCTAGTGAAATTGATGCGACAAGAACAGCAATGAAAAACTTGTCAAACCGTACAGGCCAGTTCGCATCAACTCCAATCTATCGTCTTTACAAGTATCATAAAAATGCGCAGGTTTATGGAGATCCATTCTTGGCTGTGACTTACATTGAACTTACAGATCCTACACAGATTGCACAGGTTCAGGCAGTTCCAACAAGTTCAGCAGGTTACGCAGCTTATCAAGTAACCTTGAAAGCTATAGCCGCAGCAAACGGACAAACTTCAACTACTGATGATAAATGGTATCCTGTAAATATGTTCCAGGCATACACAAGTACATTTAACGGTAACGCAAGAAAAGCTGTAGGATTTACAGCAGGATTTAATGCACTTCAAATTGGTAATATCATTTATACAAAACCAACCGGATCATTTGAAAACGGTGGAGTTTATCCGAACTGGATCGAAGGCGGTGGAGATGGTCTTTTCTACGGATTTGTGCCGAATAAAACAGAATTGCTTCCATTTGCGGCGCAGTCTGCAGGTCACCCAATGATTGACAACCCGAATTTGACACAGCTTCCTGGTTATTAA
- a CDS encoding TIM barrel protein — MIIEKDIIEQHNKNEVENFNSDFDFLQNKLTKSGLNVAEIVNKIADFQVAIPSWALGAGGTRFGRFSYGGEPAVLEQKLDDVGLLHVLTHSAGAVSLHIPWDIPSDVSALKESAASHGLIFDAMNSNTFQDQPDAKHSYKFGSLNSVNEDSRAYAVEHNKEVIRIGKELGSKSLTVWLADGASFPGQLNFQTALSNTEKSLKEIYAGMPEDWKLFIEYKPYEPNFYSTTIQDWGTSFMLANACGERAFTLVDLGHHLPNTNIEQIVATLMYKGKLGGFHFNDSKYGDDDLTVGSIKPYALFLIFNELVYGMENNANNPYPAWMIDASHNIKDPLEDLLQSLEAILIAYAQALLVDQKALKEAQLNNDVVAAQDILQNAYRTDVRPLLKAARLQTGAALDPIAAYRSLKVRETLISERGWAKATGL, encoded by the coding sequence ATGATTATAGAAAAAGATATCATTGAACAACACAATAAAAACGAAGTTGAAAACTTTAATTCAGACTTTGATTTTCTACAAAATAAACTAACGAAATCAGGTTTAAACGTTGCTGAAATCGTTAACAAAATTGCCGATTTTCAGGTAGCGATTCCAAGTTGGGCTTTAGGAGCAGGCGGAACTCGTTTTGGAAGATTTTCTTACGGTGGCGAACCTGCTGTTTTAGAACAAAAATTGGATGATGTAGGTTTGCTTCACGTATTGACTCATTCTGCTGGAGCGGTTTCTTTGCATATTCCATGGGATATTCCAAGTGATGTAAGTGCTTTGAAAGAAAGTGCAGCGTCTCACGGATTGATCTTTGATGCGATGAATTCAAACACATTTCAGGATCAGCCGGATGCGAAACATTCCTACAAATTCGGTTCTTTAAATTCGGTAAACGAAGATTCAAGAGCTTATGCTGTTGAACACAACAAAGAAGTAATCAGAATCGGAAAAGAATTAGGTTCAAAAAGCCTAACCGTTTGGTTGGCTGACGGAGCTAGTTTTCCGGGTCAGTTGAATTTCCAGACGGCTTTATCAAACACCGAAAAAAGCTTAAAAGAAATCTACGCAGGAATGCCGGAAGACTGGAAACTGTTTATTGAGTACAAACCTTACGAACCGAATTTTTACTCAACAACCATTCAGGATTGGGGAACTTCTTTCATGCTGGCAAACGCTTGCGGCGAAAGAGCTTTTACTCTTGTTGACCTTGGACATCATTTACCAAACACCAATATTGAGCAGATTGTTGCAACATTGATGTATAAAGGTAAATTAGGTGGTTTCCACTTCAACGACAGCAAGTATGGTGATGATGATTTGACGGTGGGTTCTATAAAACCTTATGCTTTGTTCTTGATTTTCAATGAATTGGTCTATGGAATGGAAAACAACGCCAACAATCCTTATCCGGCTTGGATGATTGACGCGAGTCACAATATCAAAGATCCTTTGGAAGATTTATTACAGTCTTTGGAAGCAATTTTAATTGCTTATGCTCAGGCACTTTTGGTTGATCAGAAAGCTTTAAAAGAAGCACAACTGAACAATGATGTTGTGGCAGCTCAGGATATTTTGCAAAATGCGTACAGAACAGACGTTCGTCCATTATTGAAAGCTGCAAGATTACAGACTGGCGCGGCTTTAGACCCGATCGCTGCTTACAGAAGTTTAAAGGTAAGAGAAACCTTGATTTCTGAAAGAGGCTGGGCAAAAGCAACCGGATTATAA
- a CDS encoding FGGY-family carbohydrate kinase: protein MSRKKVTIVFDIGKTNKKFFLFDKNYKEVVREYTELPLTTDEDGYPTEDLAALQNWIKDNFNAILDDENFEVKAINFSTYGASFVHLDQKGNVLTPLYNYTKPMDQDILDLFYEKHGSKLKIARETASPQTGMLNSGLQLFWLKYKHPEVFKKIRYSLHLPQYLSYLFTGICVSEFTSIGCHTNLWDYDKADYHDWVYKEGIDALLGPIVPTSASINTSYRNKKIKIGVGIHDSSSALLPYILSKKEPFLLLSTGTWSISLNPFNDESLTDEDIENNCLNYMRIDGKRVKASRFFMGNEYKIQVEKLCAYYGKEYGFHREVQFDQDLYLRLMKNKNIYFRFEGIILKRKMITATDLNSFATFEEAYHQLMIELMDLQIHTITNAIGNSEIKNIYIDGGFTDNDVFMKLMSHHFQHYNVMSTHSPLGSALGASMVISNKKIDETFLQQHYQMKVLQPLILNL from the coding sequence ATGTCCAGAAAAAAGGTAACCATCGTATTTGATATTGGAAAAACCAACAAAAAGTTTTTTTTATTTGATAAAAATTACAAAGAAGTTGTGCGTGAATATACCGAACTTCCCCTTACCACCGATGAAGATGGTTATCCCACAGAAGATCTTGCTGCACTCCAAAACTGGATTAAAGATAATTTCAATGCCATTCTCGATGATGAAAATTTTGAAGTAAAAGCCATTAATTTTTCTACGTACGGAGCAAGTTTTGTACACCTAGATCAGAAAGGAAATGTTCTGACGCCTTTGTACAATTACACCAAACCGATGGATCAGGATATTCTTGATTTATTTTATGAAAAACATGGCAGTAAACTGAAAATTGCCCGCGAAACTGCATCTCCACAAACCGGAATGCTGAACTCCGGACTGCAGTTATTCTGGTTAAAATATAAACATCCGGAAGTTTTCAAAAAAATCCGTTACAGCCTTCATTTACCTCAGTATTTATCATATTTGTTTACCGGAATTTGTGTTTCGGAATTTACCTCAATTGGCTGTCATACCAATTTGTGGGATTACGACAAAGCAGATTACCACGACTGGGTTTATAAAGAAGGAATCGATGCTTTATTGGGACCAATTGTTCCGACTTCTGCGAGCATCAACACTTCTTACAGAAACAAAAAAATTAAAATTGGCGTTGGAATTCACGACAGTTCTTCAGCGTTATTACCCTATATTTTAAGTAAAAAAGAACCATTTTTATTGCTTTCGACAGGAACTTGGAGTATTTCTTTGAATCCATTTAACGATGAAAGTTTAACGGATGAAGATATCGAAAACAACTGTCTGAATTACATGAGAATCGACGGAAAACGTGTAAAAGCATCCCGTTTTTTCATGGGGAATGAATATAAAATTCAGGTTGAAAAACTGTGTGCTTACTATGGAAAAGAATATGGTTTCCACAGAGAAGTGCAGTTTGATCAGGATTTATATCTGCGTCTGATGAAAAATAAAAATATCTATTTCCGTTTTGAAGGCATTATTTTAAAACGAAAAATGATCACGGCAACAGATTTAAATTCATTCGCAACCTTTGAAGAAGCCTATCACCAATTGATGATTGAGTTAATGGATCTGCAGATTCATACGATTACTAATGCTATCGGAAATTCAGAAATTAAAAATATTTATATTGATGGAGGTTTCACAGACAATGATGTCTTTATGAAACTGATGTCACATCATTTCCAGCATTACAATGTAATGTCCACGCACTCTCCATTGGGATCGGCTTTGGGTGCCTCGATGGTAATTTCAAACAAAAAAATAGACGAAACTTTTTTACAGCAGCATTATCAGATGAAAGTGCTTCAGCCTTTAATCTTAAATTTGTAG
- a CDS encoding alpha-hydroxy acid oxidase — MSFPFDTNYASLELLIEKAKKKMPRFAFEYLDGGCNENINRDRNTSELRDVLLRPRYLNNNYSEANMETELFGVKYSAPFGISPVGLQGLMWPNAPEILAKAAFKHNIPFVLSTVTTSSIERIAELTEGKAWYQLYHPREEWLRDDILDRCEASGYDVLCVLSDVPTFGYRAKEIRNGLAMPPQLNFRNISQALARPEWCLEILKHGVPSFKTMEKYMDKNMNVKQLGQFMNSTFSGRLNSDRIKAIRDKWKGKLVIKGVASDEDAAEAVRLGFDGMIISNHGGRQLDAGESTIAVVKEISEKYKGQIKIMMDSGVRTGPDVARALSCGAEFTFMGRTFMYSVGALGDKGGDHIIEMLKMQFRQVMEQVCCDTPEDLQNFRVR; from the coding sequence ATGTCATTTCCATTCGATACCAATTATGCTTCGCTTGAACTTTTAATCGAAAAAGCAAAAAAGAAAATGCCCCGTTTCGCTTTCGAATATCTGGATGGCGGCTGTAACGAAAATATCAACCGCGACAGAAATACAAGTGAATTGCGGGATGTTCTGCTTCGTCCGCGTTACCTGAATAATAACTATTCGGAAGCGAATATGGAAACGGAATTATTCGGTGTAAAATATTCTGCACCGTTCGGAATTTCTCCTGTTGGTTTGCAAGGATTAATGTGGCCAAATGCTCCCGAAATTTTAGCGAAAGCAGCTTTTAAACATAATATTCCTTTCGTTTTAAGTACGGTAACGACCAGCAGTATCGAAAGAATTGCTGAATTGACAGAAGGAAAAGCGTGGTATCAATTGTATCATCCGAGAGAAGAATGGTTGCGGGATGATATTCTCGACCGTTGCGAAGCTTCAGGGTATGATGTTTTGTGTGTGTTGTCGGATGTGCCTACGTTCGGTTATCGCGCAAAAGAGATCAGAAACGGTTTGGCAATGCCTCCACAACTGAATTTCAGAAATATTTCCCAAGCATTAGCAAGACCAGAATGGTGTCTTGAAATTTTGAAACATGGCGTACCGAGTTTTAAAACGATGGAAAAATACATGGACAAAAACATGAACGTGAAGCAATTGGGACAGTTCATGAACTCTACTTTTTCCGGAAGATTAAATTCAGACAGAATCAAAGCCATCCGTGATAAATGGAAAGGAAAGTTGGTCATCAAAGGCGTTGCTTCCGATGAAGATGCAGCCGAAGCAGTACGTTTAGGATTTGATGGAATGATTATTTCCAATCACGGAGGAAGACAGCTTGATGCGGGAGAATCTACGATTGCCGTGGTGAAAGAAATCAGCGAAAAATACAAAGGTCAGATCAAAATCATGATGGACAGCGGAGTAAGAACCGGTCCGGATGTTGCCCGAGCTTTAAGCTGTGGCGCAGAATTTACCTTTATGGGAAGAACTTTTATGTATTCAGTCGGAGCTTTGGGCGATAAAGGAGGTGATCACATTATTGAAATGTTGAAAATGCAGTTCAGACAGGTCATGGAGCAGGTTTGCTGTGATACGCCGGAGGATTTGCAGAATTTTAGGGTGAGGTAG
- a CDS encoding nuclear transport factor 2 family protein — protein MIKKIIFAMSFLVAITVFGQKKIDTQAVTDAAEKLRLAMISGEKSALESLIFPELTYGHSGGHIDDAKEFVEKLVSKKSDFLTIDITKQNIQIVGNTAIVRHHFYATTADLGKEPGDVTLDILLVWTKVKKDWKLLARQTVKSEKKK, from the coding sequence ATGATTAAAAAAATAATTTTTGCCATGAGTTTTTTGGTGGCCATAACTGTTTTCGGACAGAAAAAAATTGATACCCAAGCTGTGACAGATGCAGCAGAAAAACTAAGATTAGCGATGATTAGTGGTGAAAAATCTGCGTTGGAATCTTTGATTTTTCCGGAATTGACTTACGGACATTCGGGAGGTCATATCGATGATGCGAAGGAATTTGTTGAAAAATTGGTCAGCAAAAAATCTGATTTTTTGACGATTGATATTACCAAGCAAAACATACAGATCGTCGGAAATACAGCAATTGTCCGTCATCATTTTTATGCGACGACTGCTGATTTGGGGAAGGAACCAGGTGATGTAACTTTGGATATTTTATTGGTTTGGACGAAGGTTAAAAAGGATTGGAAGTTGTTGGCGAGACAGACGGTGAAATCGGAGAAGAAAAAGTGA
- a CDS encoding GntR family transcriptional regulator — translation MSDTLEININENSRVPKYKQIVDSILNGIDGGQIKIGEKIPSINELSESCFLSRDTVEKAYKELRKRQIIESVKGKGYYISRINKNDIINIFFLINKPSTYKMMIYNYFVNAIGTKGNVEMYIYHCDETLFINALKKNLGGFDYYVVMPHFRDEQSKHTSSTQEVLDIIEQIPKNKLLLLDNTKPNISGDYGSIFQDFEHDIYDALKEGLDKIKKYEKIILVYPDKSIHPYPFRIVRGFEQFCRDFKLDYEILDEIYPDMELQDKDIFITIRERDLVNLVKQIRQKNLKLGEDIGIISYNETPLKELLGITVITTDFKAMGESAAYMILKNKKEQVNNVFKFIQRESL, via the coding sequence ATGTCAGACACATTAGAAATCAACATCAATGAAAACTCCAGAGTTCCGAAATACAAACAGATTGTAGATTCTATTCTGAACGGAATTGATGGAGGGCAAATAAAAATCGGAGAAAAAATTCCGTCTATCAATGAGCTCAGCGAATCTTGTTTTCTCTCCCGGGATACCGTGGAAAAGGCTTACAAAGAGCTTCGCAAAAGGCAGATCATTGAATCTGTAAAAGGAAAAGGTTATTACATTTCCAGAATCAACAAGAACGACATCATCAACATTTTCTTTCTGATCAACAAGCCGAGTACGTATAAAATGATGATTTATAATTATTTTGTCAATGCAATCGGTACCAAAGGCAATGTGGAGATGTATATCTATCACTGCGACGAAACGCTTTTCATCAATGCGCTGAAGAAAAATCTTGGTGGATTTGATTATTATGTCGTAATGCCTCACTTCCGTGATGAACAGTCGAAACATACGAGTTCAACACAGGAAGTTTTAGATATTATCGAACAGATCCCAAAGAATAAATTGTTGCTTTTAGACAATACAAAACCTAATATTTCAGGAGATTATGGCTCTATTTTTCAGGATTTTGAGCATGATATTTACGATGCCTTGAAGGAAGGTTTAGATAAAATTAAAAAGTACGAAAAGATCATTTTGGTTTATCCTGATAAATCGATTCACCCATACCCTTTCCGTATTGTGCGCGGTTTTGAGCAGTTTTGCCGGGATTTTAAATTGGATTATGAAATTCTTGATGAAATTTATCCCGATATGGAATTACAGGATAAAGATATTTTCATCACGATTCGTGAACGTGATTTGGTGAATTTAGTAAAACAGATCCGTCAGAAAAATCTGAAATTAGGTGAAGACATCGGAATTATTTCCTACAACGAAACGCCTTTAAAGGAATTACTAGGAATTACCGTGATCACGACTGATTTTAAGGCGATGGGAGAATCTGCTGCGTATATGATTTTGAAAAATAAGAAGGAGCAGGTGAATAATGTTTTTAAATTTATTCAAAGGGAATCTTTATAG